GAGGAGATAAACGAGGCAATTGCCGGCGTTTTCGGGAGTCACGAGGACTTCAGAATATCGCCAATAAGGAAAGAGTATGACGATACACATTCGTGACAGTCATCACGACAGACAGGGCTGCAAATAAACTCATAGAGAAGAGGATAGCAGTCGGATTGGTTCACTGCCAAGCTTATATCAGAGAAGAATCCACTCGCTGTTACAGATGTTGGGGCTCCGGGCACAGGAGCGCTGAGTGCCGGGGTCCCAACAGAACTGAGCTGTACTAAAACTGTGGTGGCAAAGGCCACCAGATTACGGAATGTCAAGAAGGAAAAAGATGTTTGGATTGCAATAGCGTTGATCACCACACCAGAGGCGTGACGAACGGCTCAACCAGAAATGATTAAGTTGCCCTATCTAATGTCAATAGAAGTACTCTTTCCCACAACTTAGCGGGAGAACTGGTGAGGGGTCTCGGCGTGGATATCCTTATAACAATCGAACCTAACCGACATACAGTAGCCAGAAGAGAATGGTGCACAGATGCTGTAGCAGAAGAGAATGGTGATGTCGCTATTCTGAATATTAGCAGACGGTGGGGCTGGCAGCCATTCCATAGAGAAGAAGGATTGATAACAGTGGAATTACCAGATGCACTGCTGATTGGAGCCTATGTTAGCCCCAACTGTGAATTTCATGAGTTTGAGTTTGGGTAGACTGGAGGAGTCTTGCAGAATGTGCAGTAGTGAAGAATTTTATAGTgcacttagcaaaggaaaggattgcgaGGGGAtcagagctctgcttggatttgtcttttattgtattttgttaatggtttgttttataaattatgtttttgttgttcttatcctttgttttgttttgtttcaatgtttctgtgttgttattgtttaatgtaatatttttatgtttcatgttgtATGTTGAACTCGCTTTTTCCTTCTatgggtaggtagttcaattcctttgtttagttaggtattttcagtcttgcttaagacttggtgagatgtgttttgttttgagttcattaaatagtagttcACTGATGGAATATCACTTgtggcatttgcattggtggcatcctggccgaggtagactggaatatgtcaaaagctgaggtttcaaagatgacctccagtaaagcccataagagctCAGAACGGAGGGGTTGGtgaagggtgtcttcccctacagggtcagAATGTCCAAGTAACAAAGAAAGTACTTTTAAATAACCAGAAATTGTCCAACCTTGATCCTTAtaacaaagtttaattaaaagtaacttcAGATTATCATAACATTCTTTCAAATGAACGAATGCCTGGTTGGTAATTTATATTAGATTTCTTATtagaaataatagataatatttctCATATTAATCTCTTGGTGAgtctaaataatactaattaaaaaaaaaaagttaagataaattttttgttaaacatgtatataagtgctcaaataattttcgataatgccttctgatttatttttaatatttggcaCCCccacatatttaatataatttttatattttaatataagatatttttaaatcttaataggGTCTTGAAAcacttctatttttcattttataattaatgtacatTTTGTGCTTTTACCATACCTTTCCTTGAACCATCCACGTGAATACTAGATAGTTCTTTTTTAAAACCACTGGTCATCTATACATTAGACCAATATGGCCACATGGTCATATCATTGGTACCATCCAGTGATGGTACCTAGATGTTACTATCATTAGGGACATGACCAAACACCATCAAGGCTATAAGAATGCCTATTTTCCagtttataattaagaatttagttagatgtaatatatatttaataaaataactttgattgCATACCTGGCAGCCAGATGATACATCAGCAATATATCTGCGGCCatcatttttacaagaaaaacgagAATTGATCGGTGGCCTACTTAATGTTGGATAGTCCTCTCCTGCAGCTCCAGGTATTACATGGCGATGTAAAacaacttgaaaaataataattaaaaatatttaaaaaaaaattaattatctcatctactacttttattaatgttactgttATTCCAAGTACATAGCACACTTTTGCTCACATACACACACGTGTAACTTTTAGTTCTTTTGCTTATGTTCTGTTTTCTTACTAACTTggattaattatagaaatttcaaaatacacATTGTGTTTCaataagcttttattttcttttagtataaattttgtaCCATTTAGGCTGCAAGCATTTATGACACAATCTGCTATATGAAAATACCAGATCATACCTTACTCAAATAGATACTAATATATTATGCACCTTCATGGttgattaatacaaaatattttgcccTTTACCATTAGAAGTTTTCATGTATCATGTTAatctaataattgaaataattacaataaataaaaatgtcattgttTACTTAACCTTTGCCATATCTTTGTATGAACAAAATAAGCTTCTACattttacctaaattttaataataatgtggtAATAGTTTGAAACTGATAAATTCTATTGCTAAATTTCACAATAACCTTAAATAGTCACCCTTAAAATAAGGgtgattattttactttcttactgaacatttctataaattatgtttttttttcatgaaactaaTTTTCTGACATTGTAAATTTGTACTAATGATTTCATTTAAGTTCTTGAAGATTTTATTGAAAGttgcaaatattaatatgaatttatgaTTTTAGGAGTAATTAGGATCAGAGAattgggtttaaaaaaaatgctcAACTCCAAGTTGGAATTGTACAGTAACCAGCCAGGACATACTGTTTGAGTATAAGCAATGATTCTGACCAAAGCAAATATTAAATCACACAAATACTAAGGATGTAGAATCATAAGGATGTAGAAGTTTTACATCCCTAGCTTCTTAGATTTCTAAATGTCTCTACATTCTTAGCACAGATCTAGTAAGGATGTAACCAGGTCAAAACTGGGGACGAAGGGATCAGGATCAAGGAAGAAAAAGAATTGGTtgtgtgaaaagaaaaatttgtttacatttatatattaattttagctctttacattttattttgtaaaaattgtttgttagtaaaatcaaaaaaacatttaaaaaattcagaacaaatattcGTTCAGTCAAGAGAATGGAAAAGCATTGGAATCATTGCAATTTTTATCAggggaattaataataatatggagGGGGAATTAAGTATTGCAATGAttgcaaaaaatattactgaagatgaGCTTAGGCccgaaaatgttttgataaacgtaaaaaagtaaaggtgagagtgtgttctctaattctgtactttgcggaggctgaaaaaatattatatatagttattgaaaaagaggaaaatgaaaaaaatggatcataaaaaatttaatctaaataaataaataaatatatatatatatatatacatatttccttaATATTCACTAAGGAAAATCCACTCATCCTCAGAATTCTATGAGAACTAACTTAATTCAGCTGTGCTATTAATTGTTTAGGCAGGTCTTTATTAGAggggaaatatttttataccacttattattttgaaaatgtgtatGATTATGGTAAATCCAAAAATCAAAgaccagtttttaaaattttttttttttgatatacaGGTTAATTAGTAAGGTATgcatgaatttttctgttttaacttgagattaaaacaaacaaaaactgatGACACATCTCTTATGGCTAAATGGTAACTAAAAATAGAAAGTTGTTAAAGATCAAACATCTAAAACGTGGTATCTAAATTgatgtatgtaaaaaatatacaataaaacaataatgaagCTCAACAAATAGTTATTATTGCTTAaagtcaaattaaatatttttcacctggctaaatgttatttataaaaacaaaaagtttagtTGTACTTACATGTTTGCTGAGGAATATACTgtgaaggtttttttaataatgtagttgGTCTTTTATAATGTGTTGTTTCAGCAactgataactttaaatctttaTCTTCAccataattttcatcattattatgattattgttattattattattattactttctttattattttcaacactTTTAATTTGTGTCCACCTCATTCTTACTCCAAAATTCTTGTTAGATTCATtgtataaattactattatttttgctgtttgtagaaggtaaataaatttccgattctttatcatttaatttataaattttcattcctgCTTTCTCAACATCAGGTGATAGTAATGGTACttgtgtaaatttattaacacTATAATGATCcgaattgttattgttatttttatttatatcataatttaattctttttttaacattgaattaaTTTCAAGTATTGGTATTTgcgattgttttaattttgataaaatatattcatttgtgGAAGTCGGCAATACTGTAGTACTATAATTCAATGgtaagtaataattatctttaacatCTTcactattataattatcattattaaaataatataatgacaaattttttaatccaaatttattattattaaatatttttccagttaCAGTAGTATTTATTGTTCTATTAAGAATATTCTGATctgaagttattaaatatttttggggaTGGGATGATATTAACCAGTCGGATGTAGTTACTGTTATATCAGAAGGCACTGTTGGTATTGTATTAGTtctataaattaagttatttttgtttgtagtaGCAGTGGtagtgtaataattttctaaattttcttgcactggtagaatattattattattgttgttattgttagaATTATCATAGCTTGTTGTTGTATGTAGTTTATGATTATTTGTCGGTGATTTAAATAGAAACATTATTGGTGTTGTAGCAGTTGTGGTTACTGTTGATGaaactgtttgtaatttttgcataaattttggtgtaacataaaatatatgatcTGATGTTGTAAAAGTAATTACtggtggttttaaaataaatgatggaGAAATGTTATATCTATTATTCatgtttctataattttgttCCATTCTagaagaagaaatattttgtttataatcattattataattcaacTTTGCcacatttttatatagattttttgtaTCAGATTGTAAATTCTTTGTTAACGATAACTCTTGTTGATGTTGctctaataattttctatattgtttataagctgtttttaatgGTTGTATTTCACTGGATGTTAGTTCAGAGTAATCATTTTTTggaggtaataaataatttacaggttttaaaatatttactcgtTTACTATGTCTATgtctattattatcattttttctttgtcttctactattatttgatttttcattcttCACCATACGTAAAGCTCTAAAAAAAGAAGGTAGATTCTTATCATTACCATtagatatattttcattactattattattattcaaattgtaatcgctaaaattactttcaaaatttaaaggaTATGATTCATTATTAGAATGAaatgaatttgaataatttattattttatttgtaatatttgtttttaaaatatcataagaaTATGgcaaatttaaaagatttttgaattctaatatattattactgtttgttaATGGTAgtctttcaataaaatgttttttcactaacatataggttatatttttatcattatggtTTGTTAATAATatgtctttaatataatttttaaatatattatctgttgttatattttttattgtatttgtattatcatacaaatttgatgtttttgttacTGTCGTTAATTTGATAATGATTATTAAGATACCtgtaaaaaaagagtaatatataattaacataatttaattgcagttataagtttataaacattctatattaataataaagtcttTTTTGTAGAAtgctgataataatttataatcgtcAATCAGTTTATGatagaaatagattaattttattgtatacttCTTTTATTTGGTTGATATGGTATTGAATGCTTTTACGAAGGAAAGATTTGATTACTTACTCCATAAATCTACTATTGTTATAATCTGTTGAAGATCTTTATAGATCTTCTTTAGCAACTAACAAACAATATTGTAGCTGGTGAAAATCAAACAAGTTTCAGaatgaaaactttcttttatatttgataactcttttcataattaaatcaaactaacaaatttatattatcaatGCTAGGgtacttttattaacaattatgaagaaaattatttaattattattcagaaaataaagtaCTGACTGACAAGGAATAAACAGGACTTGGATGAAATATTACcaatctttattttatgtttttttattctattactacAAACCTGGTACATTCCTTTAcacataatttgaattaaaagatgATATAGATGAAACGATAGGAGTATAATTACCAAACTCTTGCAAGAAACCAAACAAGAGACCAGTAAATTTAGAAGCCAATATGCAAACTAGACCAATAGACTATACCAACAGACTAGCCACTTTTCTCTACTGACTTATTTTCTACATAGTCTACCAATTTTAGCTTACAATTTCCTGAAATTATTGTTGACCATTGTGAATGACTCTATTGACTGCAGTTTCCATGTTGTAAATGAATTCatgaacaaaataacaaataatacattatttattaaacttgtaataattgcattatttgtaaaacttgtatttataaattaagcaaTTAAGAGAACTACTTTAgacatgaaaaatgaataaagaactCTGTACTAGGTATGTTATATCTGTACCAATGAGTTACATACAAGCAAAACATGTTGTAAGCATGTTAATAACTtgcttcataataatttttaacatattcttttaatttctagatattttcctttcaattttggattttttttacaattttggatGGTTatttagttcaatataaaagaaaaattataccaaCATTCAGAGGTGAACCTTTAGAACTTTTAAGAATTTAACTGGTTTTAATTGATTAGTGATTTACAAGTCTTAGTATcctgaaaaaaatgatttcatc
This DNA window, taken from Lycorma delicatula isolate Av1 chromosome 7, ASM4794821v1, whole genome shotgun sequence, encodes the following:
- the LOC142327796 gene encoding uncharacterized protein LOC142327796; its protein translation is MVKNEKSNNSRRQRKNDNNRHRHSKRVNILKPVNYLLPPKNDYSELTSSEIQPLKTAYKQYRKLLEQHQQELSLTKNLQSDTKNLYKNVAKLNYNNDYKQNISSSRMEQNYRNMNNRYNISPSFILKPPVITFTTSDHIFYVTPKFMQKLQTVSSTVTTTATTPIMFLFKSPTNNHKLHTTTSYDNSNNNNNNNNILPVQENLENYYTTTATTNKNNLIYRTNTIPTVPSDITVTTSDWLISSHPQKYLITSDQNILNRTINTTVTGKIFNNNKFGLKNLSLYYFNNDNYNSEDVKDNYYLPLNYSTTVLPTSTNEYILSKLKQSQIPILEINSMLKKELNYDINKNNNNNSDHYSVNKFTQVPLLSPDVEKAGMKIYKLNDKESEIYLPSTNSKNNSNLYNESNKNFGVRMRWTQIKSVENNKESNNNNNNNNHNNDENYGEDKDLKLSVAETTHYKRPTTLLKKPSQYIPQQTFVLHRHVIPGAAGEDYPTLSRPPINSRFSCKNDGRRYIADVSSGCQVFFMCVGDGPGEAMLCPNGTLFSQDFLVCDWWYNVDCH